In Acidimicrobiales bacterium, a single genomic region encodes these proteins:
- a CDS encoding NAD(P)/FAD-dependent oxidoreductase, whose translation MRGPRFDTAVVGSGPAGSVAALTLARAGASVALIDKAGFPRDKACGDLVGPRGVQLLAELGLERPEALHLGDMVVVGPTGGRALLPAVPGLAYPGEAWAIPRTSLDAWLRQAALDAGAEEVTGRVGAVSSGPAGPAVIALDQGGTIEADVVIGADGAASRVAESAGLVDHRRVLWGFAMRAYLDQAVELPYIAFWDATPGRAFPGYGWIFPGPDGRANAGLGLGTGSDRRAGARATRQLDAFLDHLRALGLVGTASAAPKKGRLGGWLKMGMVGTVPARGRVLLIGDAAGLVNPLQGEGIAQAMDSGRAAATAVIERPGEAASRYVAHLRRAHFPYQAATAEVHATLVSSPRMVSLVGRLLTSPLVARAVGGGWGIYWNDLLDGAAPGGARRVARVADAVARTLTVAGANRRWLKTALGTPLDQPLPEALGSSAP comes from the coding sequence GTGCGAGGTCCGCGGTTCGACACGGCGGTCGTGGGCTCCGGCCCGGCCGGAAGCGTCGCCGCCCTCACCTTGGCCCGCGCCGGAGCGAGCGTCGCTCTCATCGACAAGGCCGGCTTCCCTCGGGACAAGGCGTGCGGCGACCTCGTCGGGCCGCGGGGCGTGCAGCTCCTGGCGGAGCTCGGCCTCGAGCGCCCGGAAGCACTGCACCTTGGGGACATGGTCGTCGTCGGGCCCACCGGCGGACGCGCCCTGCTCCCCGCCGTTCCCGGCCTCGCCTATCCCGGCGAGGCGTGGGCAATTCCCAGGACCAGCCTGGACGCCTGGCTGCGCCAGGCTGCCCTCGACGCCGGGGCCGAGGAGGTGACGGGCCGCGTCGGCGCCGTCAGCTCCGGGCCAGCGGGGCCGGCGGTCATCGCCCTCGACCAGGGCGGCACCATCGAGGCCGACGTCGTCATCGGCGCCGATGGCGCGGCCAGCCGGGTGGCCGAGTCGGCTGGGCTCGTCGACCACCGGCGGGTGCTGTGGGGCTTCGCCATGCGGGCCTATCTCGACCAGGCGGTCGAGCTGCCCTACATCGCCTTCTGGGATGCCACGCCGGGGCGCGCCTTTCCCGGTTACGGCTGGATCTTCCCCGGACCCGACGGCCGAGCCAACGCCGGGCTCGGCCTCGGGACAGGGAGCGACCGGCGCGCCGGCGCCCGCGCCACCCGCCAGCTCGACGCCTTCCTCGACCACCTGCGTGCCCTCGGACTGGTCGGGACCGCCAGCGCGGCGCCGAAGAAGGGCCGGCTGGGTGGCTGGCTCAAGATGGGGATGGTCGGCACCGTCCCGGCCCGAGGACGCGTGCTGCTGATCGGCGACGCCGCCGGCCTCGTCAACCCGCTCCAGGGCGAGGGGATCGCCCAGGCCATGGACAGCGGCCGGGCCGCCGCCACGGCGGTGATCGAGCGGCCCGGCGAAGCCGCCTCCCGGTACGTGGCCCACCTCCGCCGGGCCCACTTCCCCTACCAGGCGGCCACCGCTGAGGTCCACGCCACCCTCGTGTCCAGCCCCAGGATGGTCTCGCTGGTGGGACGCCTCCTCACGTCGCCGCTCGTCGCCCGCGCCGTGGGAGGAGGGTGGGGCATCTACTGGAACGACCTGCTCGACGGGGCTGCGCCGGGTGGAGCCCGTCGGGTGGCGCGGGTCGCCGACGCTGTGGCCCGAACGCTCACGGTGGCCGGAGCCAACCGGAGATGGCTGAAGACCGCCCTCGGCACTCCACTCGATCAACCGCTCCCGGAGGCGCTCGGCTCTTCGGCCCCTTAG
- a CDS encoding class I SAM-dependent methyltransferase, with amino-acid sequence MQVRSRTEPNRFARELFDGLPARYDALAEMLSFGQNGRWRAAMVDKLVNGVNGAGAAHSGDAVLDVATGTAGVALMLEERTRARVVGVDLTEAMLRRGRENVSRRGRSARIALLLGQGERLPFADASFAGLTFTYLLRYVADPAAAVAELARVVRPGGVVASLEFHVPSGEPWRSLWWLYTRLLLPVGGAVLGGREWFEVGRFLGPSINRHYERYPDEWTLDAWRRAGLVDVGLRTMSLGGGVVMWGRKADQAGE; translated from the coding sequence ATGCAGGTGCGATCGCGGACCGAGCCCAATCGCTTCGCTCGCGAGCTGTTCGACGGGCTGCCCGCCCGCTACGACGCGCTGGCCGAGATGCTGTCGTTCGGTCAGAACGGGCGGTGGCGGGCGGCCATGGTGGACAAGCTCGTCAACGGCGTCAACGGCGCTGGGGCTGCCCACTCCGGTGACGCCGTGCTGGACGTGGCCACGGGTACCGCCGGCGTCGCCCTCATGCTCGAGGAGCGTACGAGGGCCAGAGTCGTGGGTGTCGACCTGACGGAGGCCATGCTGCGGCGGGGTCGGGAGAACGTCTCCCGCCGGGGCCGGTCGGCGCGCATCGCCCTGCTGCTGGGACAGGGGGAGCGGCTTCCGTTCGCCGACGCCAGCTTCGCCGGTCTCACCTTCACGTACCTGCTCCGCTACGTCGCCGACCCGGCCGCCGCCGTGGCTGAGCTGGCGCGGGTCGTGCGCCCAGGGGGTGTAGTCGCCTCCCTCGAGTTCCACGTGCCCTCAGGCGAGCCGTGGCGGTCGCTGTGGTGGCTGTACACGCGGCTTCTCCTTCCCGTCGGGGGCGCCGTCCTCGGGGGTCGGGAGTGGTTCGAGGTCGGCCGCTTCCTCGGCCCCAGCATCAACCGGCACTACGAGCGCTACCCCGACGAGTGGACGCTCGACGCCTGGCGGCGGGCGGGGCTGGTCGACGTCGGGCTGCGAACCATGAGCCTGGGAGGCGGTGTGGTGATGTGGGGCAGGAAGGCCGACCAGGCTGGTGAGTGA